One Nematostella vectensis chromosome 10, jaNemVect1.1, whole genome shotgun sequence genomic window carries:
- the LOC5517718 gene encoding probable G-protein coupled receptor 21: MSSLTLHLSSHIAQVVTTKQPFPVWFSEPEYLIMENTTNTSCPMFGKFAEMLPFPKTDMRTKKNVVLVQAILHGATCPFTITLNFLIILVLLKVRSLRSNANILCGLLASVDLLVGFIIQPSLVAEHIMYYSTDQYTCFGATYHYYTHRVLLFVSQILSLSSLHHLTLLNIDRYIGMKETLRYPVIVTQQRVVFGVVCAWLLATLLSLNVFYSALFLPMNISVLVCFSFCIYCSVVVTHESRRHQRQIVAQHRAAGLPLNALQKRRANWVFIFLTLALLLTYFIAGLMRAFRDRVPNILQVTTSLFTLNALLNQLSSFCDAKISGLHSKSIQEGCNRMAQHERYYNHSWIGIPVASKKAIEGEGTSRKESTQPQAPRFAPETHQNEAEIYVARLRNLFFIRVT; the protein is encoded by the exons ATGTCATCCCTGACGCTACATCTGTCGTCGCACATCGCACAAGTAGTGACCACAAAACAGCCCTTCCCAG tttggTTCTCAGAGCCGGAGTACTTAATAATggaaaacacaacaaacaccaGCTGTCCCATGTTTGGAAAGTTTGCCGAAATGCTTCCTTTCCCCAAAACTGACATGCGCACTAAGAAGAACGTGGTTCTAGTACAAGCCATCCTGCACGGCGCCACCTGCCCCTTCACTATCACCCTAAATTTCCTGATCATCCTCGTTCTACTGAAGGTCCGCTCGCTTCGAAGCAATGCAAATATCTTGTGCGGGCTTCTAGCGTCGGTAGACCTTCTTGTTGGATTTATAATACAGCCCTCTTTGGTGGCAGAACACATCATGTACTATTCAACGGATCAATACACCTGTTTTGGTGCTACGTATCACTATTATACCCACCGTGTACTACTTTTCGTCTCTCAGATCCTGAGTTTAAGCTCTCTACACCACTTGACGTTGCTGAACATTGACCGCTACATAGGGATGAAAGAGACATTGCGTTACCCCGTGATTGTCACGCAACAGCGCGTGGTGTTTGGTGTGGTTTGCGCCTGGCTTCTAGCAACGCTCTTGTCTTTAAATGTGTTCTATTCAGCGCTTTTTCTCCCCATGAACATCTCCGTTCTTGTTTGCTTCTCTTTCTGCATCTATTGCAGCGTTGTTGTGACGCATGAGAGCAGAAGGCATCAGAGACAGATTGTTGCCCAACATCGCGCTGCAGGGCTACCTCTCAACGCTCTACAAAAACGACGAGCAAACTGGGTCTTCATCTTTTTAACCCTGGCACTTCTTCTGACGTATTTCATAGCAGGGCTGATGCGAGCTTTTAGAGACCGAGTTCCTAACATCCTCCAGGTGACGACCTCACTCTTTACATTGAATGCACTCCTAAACCAGTTATCTTCATTTTGCGATGCGAAGATTTCAGGATTGCACTCGAAATCGATCCAGGAAGGGTGCAACCGCATGGCCCAACATGAGCGCTATTATAACCATTCTT GGATAGGGATTCCTGTGGCAAGCAAGAAAGCGAtagaaggggaggggacgTCAAGGAAAGAAAGTACTCAGCCCCAGGCTCCGCGATTCGCACCGGAGACCCACCAGAACGAGGCAGAAATATACGTGGCGCGCTTGCGCAATTTATTCTTCATCCGGGTAACTTAA